CAGAAAGAAATCCAGGCATTCCAGGAACCGATGGATGAAGTGCGATACGCAGTGTTTAAAAGCCAGAAGGAGGAGAATTCCAAGATTATCTGGGAGATACAAGAACAGATAGAAAAGGGAGCATCATACTCTGATTTTGCGATTCTGTTTCGGACGAACACACAGCCAAGACTTTTGATGGAGCAGTTGATGGAGTATAATATTCCGTTTCGGACGAAGGACAATATCCCAAACCTTTATGAACACTGGATTGCAAAAGATATTTTTGCCTATATCCGCATTGCAAAAGGAAGCAGACTGCGCCGTGATTTTTTGCAGATTATGAACCGCCCGAAACGTTATATCAGCAGAGATTCTTTGGATGAAGAGACGGTTGCATTTGATGTCTGGGAATGGTTTTACGAGGAGCAGCCATGGATTCGGGAACGGATTGAACGGTTGGAATACGATATCAAAATGCTTTCCGGGATGAGTCCGTATGCAGCGATTAACTATATCAGGCGAGGAATTGGGTATGACGATTTCTGCGCAGAATATGCAGATTACCGTCGTATCAACCCAGATGATTTGTACGAAGTGTTAGAAGAACTTTTAGCCGGTGCAAAGGAATACAAGACGTATGATGACTGGTTTAATCACATTGAAGAATATGGAAAAGAATTAGAGCGTCTTAGCAGAATACAAAATCAAAATGAAAACAGTGTTTCCCTTGCAACCTTACATAGTTCAAAAGGGTTAGAATATCCAACGGTTTACATTGTGGACGTCAATGAAGGACTGATGCCATACAAAAAGGCGGTGTTAGACCAGGATATTGAGGAGGAGCGCCGCATGTTTTATGTTGGTATGACCAGAGCAAAAAAAGAACTAAATATTTTTTCTGTGCAGAATCTCAATAACAAGGAGATGGAGATTTCCAGATTTGTAAAAGAGTCGAAGATAGCAAATGCTAAAAAAGTGGAGTAGGAAGCTTTGCATTTTTCAAATCATAATGCAGCAAACAATGTTTTTGCAGCTGATAAAAAAAGATGCCACAAATGGAAAAAAATCCATCCGGCATCTTTTTGTTATAGGAAAAACCTATTCATCATCGTCGGCTAATTTTTCGTAATCAGCCTCGTCTAACAATTCGTCAAAACGATCGGAAACAGCCTCGTATTCCTCATCATCCTGAATGTTTTCTAAGTTCGGATTGCCTTCGGAATCCTCGGAGTAACGGTAGATGAAAACTTCACCTTCCTCGTTTGGTTCTCCCTTCTCATCCAGTGGAAGCAGTGCAATATAATCCTGTTCTCCAACATCAAAAATCGTTAAAATCTCGCATTCTACCTGAGTTCCATCATCCAAATCCAGGGTAACGCAGATATCGGCGTCATCGTCTGTGTTTAAGTTCTTCTGAAGATCTTCTTTACTTGCCATTTGGGCACCTCTCATTCTATCATTTGGAATGTGTTCCATTTTGTAGTTCTATTATAAAAAGCCATCCCCAAAAAGTCAATCACACAAAAAACATTTGCAAAATGATGTACAAAAATGCCCAGAAACGGTATAATAAACAAAGTTTAAGGAAAAAGACGGTTTCGCTGGAAAGGTAAGGCATCTGGTATATATGAATTTTACGATAAAAGAAGGCAATTATAAGGAATTAGGCGCTGTGGCAGAAAAGAAAACTGTGACATTTACGTTTTGTGCGAAAAAAGACGAAGAATGTGCTATTCTTTTATATGAGAAAGAAGAACAAAAACAGCATCGCATTTTAATTCCAAAGGAATACAGGATTGGTTCACTCTGTTCCGTTTGCGTCGAACCGATTGCATGGAAAAATATAGTCTATCAGTATGAAATCAATGGTGTGATACAGGTAGACCCTTATGCAAAAGAAATTATTGGAAGAGAAGCGTGGAATCCGGTTTGTGAAAAAAAGGAAGTGCGTGAGGTTTTTGCTGGCATAACGGGAAACTGCGACTTTACACACAAAGAGAGGAGAGAGCCTGTTACAAAAGACCAGATGATTCTTTATAAACTTCATGTCAGAGGATTTTCCATGGAGGATACGTCGGTCAGAGGACAAAAGAAGGGAACGTTTCCTGCGGTCACGGCAAAAATTCCATACTTAAAAGAACTTGGCATCACAACATTAGAACTGATGCCAGTCTACGAGTTTGAGGAGGCGGACCCAAGGGAAGCGTTAAATTTCTGGGGATATACAAAAGGCAATTATTTTGCAGTAAAATCATCTTATGGGAAAAAGGATGCAAGGAAGGAATTCAGACAGCTTGTGGACACGCTACATGCGCATCACATGGAGGCTGTCATGGAGATTTACTTTGAGGAAAAAGAAAGCCACAGCCTTATTTTAGATGCCCTGCGTTATTGGGTGATGGAGTATCAGGTAGATGGTTTTCATCTTCTTGGAAATCATTTGCCGGTTACTGCGATTGTGCAAGATCCGCTGTTGCAGGAGACGAAGTTTTTCTATACCGGTTTTGCGCCGGAACTTTTAGAAGATGGAGAGACTAATTCGAGACTGTTTGTCTATAACGATAATTATTTATACCCGGTTCGGAAAATGTTAAACCACTTAGGCGGAAATATGGTGGAATTTGCGGGACAGCAGCGAAAACAGGATGTTGCGCAAGGATTTGTCAATTATATTTCAAGCAACAATGGTTTTACATTAGCGGATCTCTTTTCTTATGAGCAAAAACATAATGAAAAAAATGGTGAGGATAACCGGGATGGAAATAACTGGAATTTCAGCTCCAATTGTGGTGCGGAAGGCCCTACCAGAAAAAAACAGATTCGGGAAATGAGAGAACTTAGAATCCGGAATGCATTTGCCTGCCTGCTGCTTGCGCAGGGGGTTCCGCTTTTATGGTCGGGGGACGAGTTCGCCAACTCACAGGATGGAAATAACAACGCTTATTGCCAGGATAATGAGATCGGCTGGATTAACTGGAAACAGGCGAAAAAAGAACAGTGGCTTACGGATTATGTAAAAGAATTAATCCGCTTTCGAAAGGAACATCCGGTTGTCTCAAGCGCTGTGCCAATGAGGCTTTGCGATTATGCGCAAAAAGGAATGCCGGACTTATCTTATCATGAGAAAAGTGCCTGGATGCTGGAATTTTTGCCGGAACAGCAAGATATCGGCATGATGTACTGTGGCGGATATGCAAAAGATACAAATTCACAGGAGGATGTCTACATTGCCTACAATTTTCATGTGGGGAATGGTGCGCTTGCATTGCCAAAATTGCAAGAAAATAAGAAGTGGCACCTTGTCATGGATACCTCACTTGGGAAAACACCGTTTTTGGAAAAGGCAGCATTGTTAAAAAATCAACAAACTTATGCGATAAGTGGACAAACGGTTGCAATTCTGATATCACGAAAAGTGCCAAAGGCAGTGGCAGAAGAAAAAACGCAAAAAAAGACAAAAAATGAAAGTAAGAGATGGGAATAGAACATGAAAGCATGGAAACATTTTTGTACAATCAATCATCATAAAAATCTGGTTATGAAGGGATGCTTTCAGGTAGGCTTATACAAGCAAGGGCTGTTACATGACCTTTCGAAGTATACGCCGACGGAATTTTTGGTTGGCTGTAAGTATTATCAGGGGACGATGAGTCCGAATAATGCAGAGCGGAAGGAACGTGGTTATTCCACAGCCTGGCTGCACCACAAAGGCAGAAATAAGCATCATTTAGAGTACTGGATTGACTATGGAGTGCCGGATCAGGAAGGACCGGAAAAGGGAAAACCAAAGGGTCTTATGGGAATGAAGATGCCAATCCGCTATGTGGTGGAGATGTACATTGACCGTGTGGCAGCGTCAAAAAATTATCAAAAAGAAAAATACCGCAATGACAGTGCGTTAAAATATTATAACAATGGAAAAGAAGTTCACATTCTTCATGATGACACCAGAGCTCTTTTGGAGCTGTTGCTTGAAATGGTGGCATTAAAGGGAGAAAAGGAGACAAATCATTTTATCAAATATGAACTGCTAAAAGGAAAAATTCCTTACGAAAAAGAATGGCTGCAGGAATATCTTCGTAAAATGAAGCAGTAAGCGCAGATTGCGCAAAAGCAAAAATGTTGTCCTAAAAAAGTTTTTTTGGAAAAAAGAAGGGGAAAAGCACGGAAAACATGGCCGAAACATAGAATGTATCAAATAGGCTTTTAAGGTGCGTTTTGAAAACATTTTTGACTCCATTATCACCAGATGAGGAAGCTTCCTGCTTGCAGAAGTTAAAAAAAGGCGACCTTGAGGCGAGAAATGAACTTGTGGAACGAAATATGCGTCTGGTTGCCCATGTCGCAAAAAAATACCAGAACACAGAGGAAGACATGGAAGATTTGATTTCCATCGGAACCATCGGGTTAATCAAGGCGGTTTCTACCTACAAGGAAAATCACGGGAGCAGACTGGCAACTTACGCAGCACGCTGCATTGACAATGAACTTTTGATGTATTTTCGAATGCGTAAGAAAAATGCCAAAGATGTTTCCCTGTATGAACCGATTGGAACAGATAAAGAGGGAAACCAGATTCATCTTTTGGATATCGTCGAATCCGAGCAGGTGGACGTTGTCGAAGAGATGGAAAAAAACAGAAAGATTCAAAGGATGATGCAGATTTTACCCGAGGTTTTAAATGAAAGGGAACAGGAAATCATCATAAACCGGTATGGCCTTTTTCAAAAAAAGACGATGACGCAGCGTGAACTTGCCGCAAGAATGGGAATCTCAAGATCCTATGTTTCAAGGATTGAAAAAAGAGCGCTAGACAAACTAAAGTTAAATTTTTAAAAAATATAGTAATTATTCTTTGAAAAAGATGAAATCTATGCTATGATGATTTCATCTTTTTTATCTATAACGTCAATTGGCATTCAGCCAGAATTTCCAAAATTTAAAAGAAAACAGAATAGGAGTGATTATTTGTATAGTATCGTTTCCACTGCAATTGTGCATGGAATTGAAAGTATTCCAATTACGGTAGAAGCAGACATCAGTGAAGGACTGCCTGTTTTTGAGATGGTAGGATTTTTGTCTGCTGAAGTAAAGGAGGCAAAAGAACGTGTCAGGACGGCACTGAAAAATTCAGGCTTTTTATTGCCGGCCAAGAGGATTACCGTAAATTTTTCTCCGGCAAATATCAGAAAAACGGGGTCTGGATTTGATTTACCGGTTGCGCTTGCAATTCTTTGTGCGCTTGGTATGATTCCAGAAGATTCCCTAAAGGATAGTATTGTAATAGGAGAACTTGGGTTAAACGGGAAAATACAAGGTGTGACAGGCGTTCTTCCGATTGTCGCAATGGCGAAAAAGAATGGAAAGAAGGCATGCCTGATACCGGAATGTAACAGAAAAGAAGCGGGACTTGTATCTGGCATGGCGGTATATGGAATGTCAGATTTGAAAGAGGCGATTTCTTTTTTAAATGGCGGTGCTTATGTCGAAAAAACAGATATTAATATAGAAGAGATTCCGCTCAAGGAACGAACCTATGATTTTGCTGACATAAATGGTCAGAAAATGTTAAAACGGGCCTGTGAGGTGGCAGTTTCCGGGATGCATAATCTTTTGATGATTGGGCCGCCGGGGGCAGGAAAGACCATGACAGCGATGCGGATTCCGTCCATTCTTCCACCGTTAGATGAGGAAGAGCAAATGGAGCTTTCGAAAATATACAGTGTGTGCGGTTTGCTGGAACAAAGTGAGACGCTTTTAAAAGAGCGTCCGTTTCGAAATCCGCATCACACGATTACGCCGCAGGGGTTATCTGGAGGAGGCACTTACCCGAAACCGGGGGAGATATCACTGGCACATAAGGGCGTCCTGTTTTTGGATGAACTTCCCGAATTTCAAAAGACGACACTTGAGATTTTAAGGCAGCCGATGGAAGAAAAGAAGGTTCACCTCGTCCGTGCGTATGGAAACTATGTGTTCCCGGCGGATTTTATCTTAGTGGCGGCGATGAATCCGTGTTCCTGTGGCTACTATCCGGATATGCAAAGATGCAGGTGTTCGCAGACGGCAATCGAGCGCTATCTGAACAAAATCAGCCAGCCGCTTTTAGACCGGATTGACATCAGCATAGAGGCGTCAAAAATCAGTTATGACGAATTAAATGAAGAGATGGAAAATGAGACTTCAGAACAGATTCGACAAAGGGTTGTCCGGGCAATGGAAGTACAAAAAATAAGATATCAAGAAGAAGCATTTTGCTATAACAGCCAGATTCCATCCTCCAAAATAAAAGAGTATTGTGCGCTAACACCAGAGTTAGAAGACTATATGAGACAGATGTTTCAAAAATTAAATTTAACAGCAAGGTCATATCATAAAATCTTAAAGGTGTCGAGAACGCTTGCTGATATGGAGTCCTCCGAAAGGATACGGAAAAAGCATCTGGAGGAAGCAATCTGTTACCGGAGTCTCGAACGGAAATTTTTTCAAAGAGGAGGTGTCAGGTGAAAAAGTATCAATACTGGCTTTCGAACATTCCGGGAATAGGAAATCGCACGATTCATCACCTGATACAGATATATGGTGATGCGAGGGAAGTTTATTTTTCGAAGGAATCTAGACTTCAGGCGGTTCCAAAACTTTCGAAAATACAACAGGAAAGCATTTTAGAGTCTAAAAAGACATGGAATTTAGAAAGACAGGAGGAAAAATTACAGGAAAGCGGAATTTCTTTCTTTTGCATCGAAAATGATGATTTCCCCGAAAAAATACGAAATATTTATGATGCACCATACAGTTTTTATTGCAAGGGGAAACTTCCGGATCCCAAGGAGAAAAGCATTGCCATCGTAGGGGCACGCAGATGCAGCGAATATGGGCGTGCTGTGGCGTTAGAGCTGGGAGAAAAATTTGCAAAAGAAAATGTGAGTGTGATAAGCGGCATGGCACTTGGCATTGATGCGTTTGGACATTGGGGTGCCATCCGTGGAAAAGGAAAGACCTATGCCGTATTAGGATGCGGTGTGGATGTCTGTTATCCGCCCACAAACCGTTCTCTATATGAAAAAATTTTACAGACTGGTGGCATCATTAGTGAATACCCCATTGGAACGCAGCCAGTGGCGAAACTTTTTCCAGCGAGAAACCGTCTGATTTCGGCATTCTCAGATGCCGTGATTGTTGTGGAGGCAAGAAGAAAGAGTGGCTCTTTGATCACGGCTGATTTTGCACTTGAACAGGGAAAGGATATTTATGCGGTTCCGGGCGGAATTTACGATGATTTAAGCCTTGGATGCAACGATTTAATCCGCCAGGGAGCAGGCATTGTAACAGGTACAAATGCCCTTTTAACAGACCTTAATTTCACATCATCCGATGACATGGAACAACTGACCCTTGAAAAAATATTACTTGAAAAACATGAATCGTTGGTGTATAGTTGTGTAGATTTACGACCGAGAAGTATCGATGAACTTTTGAGAAAAACCGGTCTTTCTGTACAAAAGCTGATTCCCGCAGTAACAGCTTTACAGGAAAAGAATCTCATTGAAGAATCATTTAAAAATTATTATATAAGACGAAATTAGGGGATATCAAAGGAGATGGATGAATGGCAAAATATCTTGTGATCGTGGAATCACCGGCAAAGGTAAAAACAATCAAGAAATTTTTAGGCAAGAATTATGAAGTGGTGGCATCAAATGGACATGTGCGTGATTTGCCGAAGAGTACTTTAGGAATTGACATAGAACATGATTATGAGCCAAAGTATATTACAATACGTGGAAAAGGCGATATTCTTGCAAAGCTAAGAAAAGAAGTCAAAAAAGCAGATAAAGTTTATCTCGCAACCGACCCGGACCGTGAGGGAGAAGCAATTTCCTGGCACTTAAGCCAGAGCTTAAAGTTAGCAGATAAAAAAGTTTACCGAATTAGCTTTAACGAAATTACACAGAATGCGGTAAAGACTTCGTTAAAAGAGCCACGGGAGATTGACATGGATCTTGTCAATGCCCAGCAGGCAAGAAGAATGTTGGATCGTATGGTAGGATACCGGATTAGTCCGCTCCTTTGGGCAAAAGTAAAACGTGGATTAAGTGCAGGACGTGTGCAGTCGGTTGCCCTTCGTATTATCTGTGACAGAGAAGAGGAGATTAATGCGTTTATTCCGGAAGAATACTGGACACTTGATGCATCGTTACAGATTCCTGGAGAAAAGAAACCACTGGTAGCGAAGTTCTATGGAGATGAGAAAAGCAAGATGACAATTTCATCTGAAACAGAGATGAAAAAAGTCATGGATGAAATCAGACAGGAAGAATTCCAGGTTTTAGACGTTAAAAAAGGAGAGCGTGTGAAAAAAGCACCGCTTCCGTTTACGACAAGTACCATGCAGCAGGAAGCATCAAAGAACTTGAACTTTGCAATTTCAAAAACGATGCGAATTGCACAGCAGCTTTATGAAGGTGTTGATATTAAAGGACAAGGTACGGTCGGTTTGATTACCTACCTAAGAACAGACTCTGTCCGTATCTCAGAAGAGGCAGATGAGCAGGCGAGAACATTTATTACAGAGCAGTATGGTGAGAATTATGTTGCAACCACATCGACAGAAAAGAAAAATTCTGCCAAAATTCAGGATGCACATGAGGCAATCAGACCTTCCGACATCAACCGTACACCGGCTATGGTAAAGGATTCGTTGTCGAGAGATCAGTTCCGTCTGTATCAGTTAATCTGGAAACGTTTTGCAGCAAGCAGAATGGCTCCGGCTGTTTATGAGACAACAACCGTAAAAATTGGAGCTGGAAAATACCGTTTTAATGTGGCTGCTTCTAAGATTTCCTTTGACGGCTTCATGTCTGTGTATACAAGTGAAGATGATGAGAAGGCACAGGGAAATGTATTGTTAAAATCCATCGACGAATCTACACAGCTCGAATTGATTGATTTTGAGGATAAACAGCATTTCACACAGCCACCGGCACATTACACGGAAGCATCGCTGGTTAAGACGTTAGAGGAACTTGGAATCGGAAGACCAAGTACGTATTCCCCAACCATCACAACCATTCTTGCAAGAAGATATATTGTAAAAGAGGCAAAGAACCTTTATGTGACAGAGCTTGGTGAAGTGGTCAACTCCATTATGAAAGAGTCGTTCCCGTCTATCGTTGACGAACATTTTACCGCAAATATGGAATCACTTCTGGACGGTGTGGAAGAGGGGAAAATTGCCTGGAAGACGGTTGTAGAGAATTTCTATCCGGATTTGGAAGAAGCGGTTGAAAAAGCAGAAAAGGAACTGGAAAAGGTAAAAATTGAGGATGAGGTAACGGATGTAATCTGCGAATCATGTGGACGTAACATGGTTGTAAAATATGGTCCTCACGGAAAATTCTTAGCGTGCCCGGGCTTCCCAGAATGCCGGAATACAAAGCCATACTTAGAAAAAATTGGCGTGAAATGTCCGGTCTGTGGAAAAGATGTAGTGTTAAAGAAGACCAAAAAGGGAAGAAAATATTACGGATGTGAAAATAATCCAGAGTGTGAGTTCATGAGCTGGTCGATGCCGGTGAATGAACCTTGCCCGAAATGTGGAAAGTACATGGTGGTCAAAGGCAACAAAATTGTTTGTTCTGACGAAAAATGTGGTTATGTAACAGAAAAGAAACCAAATAATTAATTAAATTTCAGAAAAATTACAAAATTGTTGCAAAGATGACGAAAAGGTGCTAGAATTATCTTCAACATGGAAAACTAGTTTGAAAATAGGAGGCATGTAAGATGAGTGTTCAGTTATTGGACAAGACGAGGAAGATAAATAAGCTTCTTCATAACAACAATTCGTCCAAAGTCGTGTTCAACGATATCTGTGCGGTTTTAACGGGTATTCTTGATTCTAATATTCTTGTGATTAGTAAGAAGGGAAAAGTATTAGGAACCGGCCTATGCAATGGAGTAGAGGAGATTACAGAGCTGATCGTTGATGAGGTAGGGGGCTTCATCGATCCGTTGTTGAATGAACGTCTGCTTGGAATTTTATCGACAAAAGAAAATGTAAATCTTGAGACACTTGGATTTGTCGGAGAGATAAAGAAATACAAAGCGATTATCACACCGATTGATATCGCAGGGGAACGTTTAGGAACCTTGTTTGTTTACCGCTGTGACAGACAATATGATATTGATGATATTATTTTGACAGAATATGGAACTACGGTAGTCGGACTTGAAATGATGCGTTCTGTGAATGAGGAAAATGCGGAAGAGACAAGAAAAGTTCAGATTGTAAAATCTGCAATCAGCACGTTATCGTTTTCTGAATTGGAGGCGATTACCCATATCTTTGATGAGATGGATGGAAAAGAGGGAATTCTTGTTGCCAGCAAGATTGCAGACCGCGTAGGCATTACAAGATCTGTAATTGTAAATGCACTCCGTAAATTTGAGAGTGCCGGGGTAATCGAATCAAGATCATCCGGAATGAAAGGAACATACATCAAAGTATTAAATGATGTTGTTTTTGATGAATTGGCAAAGATTAAAAACCAAAATTTAAAAGAAGTATAGAGTGAGAGCTTATAGTTTCAGACTATAAGCTCCTTTTTTCGGATAATTTCAGCCTAAAATCGAAAAAAGTATTTTAAAATTTGTGTAAGAAAGTTACATTAATAGTATGGTTTTATGTGGGTTTTTGCATGTTTCATTGTTTTGGACGTGAATCAAAGATGTTGTACCTTTGCTGGAAAAATGCACAATATCATGTAAAATATGGAAAAACTACTTGTGTTTTTGAAAATATGATTTATAATAAAAATGAGAAAAAAGTACTTATTTGTCGGAAGGGAGAAGGCTGTATGATTAACACCGATGCATTCAATTATATCAATGTTTTGGACAAGGCTGCGGATGCAAGCTGGATGAGAGAGAAAGCAATTGCAAATAATATTGCAAATGTAGACACACCGGGGTATAAGCGGATTGATGTGGATTTTGAGACAACACTTCGAAGAGAACTTGGAAATGCACAGTATATTACGCTGGATGAAAAAGTGAAGAATGTCGATTTAGACAAGCTGAATGTTCAGACTTATACAGATTCGGCTGGATATTCCTACCGAATTGATGAAAATAATGTGGATGTTGATACTGAGAACGTGGAACTTGCGTCGGAACAGATTCGTTATGAGGCTCTGACAGGAAGCTGCATCAACTCGGAGTTCCAAAGACTTGCATCAGCATTAGGAAAATAACAGATGGGGGTAAGAAGACATGGGATTATTTCAGGCGTTTGATATCAGTGCGTCCGGTATGACGGCTGAGCGGTTTCGAACCGATATTATTGCACAGAATATCGCAAACGTAAATACAACAAGAACAGAAGATGGGACACCATACCGTCGTAAAATTGTCACATTTAGTGAAAAACAGGTAACACCATTCAGTGATTACTACAATACATCCAGAAATGCAGGAAGAATTGGAAATGGTGTAAAAGTTTCCTCAGTAAAAGAGGACGAGGAGACAGATTTTGTGATGGAGTATGATCCTTCCCATCCGGATGCAGATGAGAATGGCTATGTTTCCTATCCGAATGTGAATACGGTTACAGAGATGACCAACCTTATTGACGCTACAAGGGCATATGAGGCAAATACAACAGCATTTGATGCGAGCAAGAGCATGGCGCAGGCTGGATTACAGATTGGAAAATAAGAGATAAGGAAGGGATAACAGATGGATATTACATCACTTTCGGGCGTTACATCAGATTATATATCACAGGTTGCAGAGAAAAACAAACTGGTTAATACATCAGATAAAAGTTTTAGTGCCACGCTGAATTCTGCAATGGATATGTTAAACGAGACAAATGATTTACAGAATTCAGCGGAATCAGCAGAGATTCAGTTTGCATTAGGATATTCGGAGAATACACATGATTTACAGATTGCGCTTCAGAAAGCAAATGTTGCGTTACAGTACACAGTAGCAGTCCGCGATAAGATGCTTGATGCATATAAAGAGATTATGAATATGTCAATATAAAGACAAATACATGAATAGATATGAGGGATTAATATGCCGGAACAGGTTCAAAAGATTTTAGACAAAATAATGGAATGGTGGAAAAAATTCAACACAAAGCAGCGCATGATTATGATTAGCGCAACAGCATGTGTTCTTTTAGCACTTATCATTTTGGCAGCGGTTTTGTCACAGCCAACCATGGTTCCGTTGATTACCTGTGATTCTACATCACAGGCAGGAGAGGTAAAGGATTTACTAGAAGGAAACGACGTTTCTTATCAGCTGTCAGATGATGGACTGACATTTGAAGTAAATGAGAAAGATAAGGCAAATGCAGCAATCCTGCTTGGAACGAACAATATTCCGGCGGAAGGATATGATATCAGCAGTGTATTCGATGGAGGATTCAGCTCCACAGAAGCGGATAAGACCAAGAAATACAAAGTATATCTGGAAAAGCATTTTGCGGAAAGTTTGGAAACATTCTCGAATGTAGAGAGTGCATCAGTGCGTTTGGATTTACCGGACGATGATGGAACCATTCTTTCTAAAGATGAGCAGGCATCTGCAACTGCAATTTTAACTTTATCCGATGATATGGATGAAGACCAGGCTTATGGAGTTGCACAGTTTATGGCAACTAATCTGGGCAATGACAATACCGATAATATTCTGATTATGGACAGCAACTCGAATGTACTTTATTCAGGTTCTGATTCATCTTCTACAACAGGAACAGCGAACACCCAGTTGTCTTTGAAAGTAAAAGCAGAGAATCAGATTAAGGACAAGGTTAAAAAGGCAATGCAGGATTCCTCTTTGTATGACAGCGTTGAGATTGCAACTAACCTGGATATGAACTTTGATGAAAAGACAGAGGCAACACATGAGTATTACGCACCGGATGGAATGACGACGGGTATGCCGTCATCTGTGGATGACTATTCTTCAACATCAGAGGGGGGAGCAGCAGCAGAACCCGGAACAGGTTCCAATGATGACACCACCTACATGATAGACGACAGTGATTATACAAAGTCTGAGGTTAATGAGAATAAGACAAACTATCAGAACAATGAAAAAGTCACAGAGACAAAATCAGCAGTAGGAACAATAAACTACGATACATCTTCCATTTCGATTGTTGCAACTAATTATGTGATTTATGATGAAGATACGTTGAAAAAATCAGGCGCATTAGATGGGATGACATTTGATGAATATGTAGCAGCGAACAGCAATCGTGTAAAAGCAGATGTAGATGATGATTACTATAACATGGTGGCAACAGCGACTGGATTTTCCCGAGATAATATCACGATCATTGCGTATGATGAGCCAGTGTTCCAGTATTCATCCGGAAACGGACGTACGTTATCTGATTACTTACAGATTGCACTTGCGGTTATCATTTTTGCACTTCTCGGATTTGTGGTATTCCGCAGCACAAGAAAAGAGAAAGAAACAGAACTCGAACCAGAACTTTCCGTAGAAAATCTGT
This genomic window from Roseburia sp. 831b contains:
- the fliF gene encoding flagellar basal-body MS-ring/collar protein FliF, which produces MPEQVQKILDKIMEWWKKFNTKQRMIMISATACVLLALIILAAVLSQPTMVPLITCDSTSQAGEVKDLLEGNDVSYQLSDDGLTFEVNEKDKANAAILLGTNNIPAEGYDISSVFDGGFSSTEADKTKKYKVYLEKHFAESLETFSNVESASVRLDLPDDDGTILSKDEQASATAILTLSDDMDEDQAYGVAQFMATNLGNDNTDNILIMDSNSNVLYSGSDSSSTTGTANTQLSLKVKAENQIKDKVKKAMQDSSLYDSVEIATNLDMNFDEKTEATHEYYAPDGMTTGMPSSVDDYSSTSEGGAAAEPGTGSNDDTTYMIDDSDYTKSEVNENKTNYQNNEKVTETKSAVGTINYDTSSISIVATNYVIYDEDTLKKSGALDGMTFDEYVAANSNRVKADVDDDYYNMVATATGFSRDNITIIAYDEPVFQYSSGNGRTLSDYLQIALAVIIFALLGFVVFRSTRKEKETELEPELSVENLLEATKENQESLEDIGFNEKSETRILIEKFVDENPEAVASLLRNWLNEDWE